From one Rhizobium sp. CIAT894 genomic stretch:
- the glyA gene encoding serine hydroxymethyltransferase, whose protein sequence is MTNASTESFFNRSLADVDPEIFGAIGKELGRQRHEIELIASENIVSRAVLEAQGSIMTNKYAEGYPGKRYYGGCQFVDIAEELAIERAKKLFGVNFANVQPNSGSQMNQAVFLALLQPGDTFMGLDLNSGGHLTHGSPVNMSGKWFNVVSYGVREGDNLLDMDEVARKAEEHKPKLIIAGGTAYSRIWDWKRFREIADSVGAYLMVDMAHIAGLVAGGQHPSPFPHCHVATTTTHKSLRGPRGGVILTNEEDLAKKFNSAVFPGLQGGPLMHIIAAKAVAFGEALQPEFKDYAAQVVKNARALAETLIAGGLDVVSGGTDNHLMLVDLRKKNATGKRAEAALGRAYVTCNKNGIPFDPEKPFVTSGVRLGAPAGTTRGFKEAEFREIGNLIVEVLDGLKVANSDEGNAAVEAAVRGKVVNLTDRFPMYDYMG, encoded by the coding sequence ATGACCAATGCTTCCACCGAATCCTTCTTCAATCGCTCACTTGCGGACGTCGATCCCGAGATTTTCGGCGCGATCGGAAAGGAACTCGGTCGCCAACGGCACGAGATCGAACTGATCGCTTCTGAGAACATCGTCTCCCGCGCCGTGCTGGAAGCCCAGGGCTCCATCATGACCAACAAATATGCCGAGGGTTATCCCGGCAAGCGCTATTACGGCGGCTGCCAGTTCGTCGATATCGCCGAGGAACTGGCGATCGAGCGCGCCAAGAAGCTGTTCGGCGTCAATTTCGCTAACGTCCAGCCGAATTCCGGCTCGCAGATGAACCAGGCCGTGTTCCTGGCGCTGCTGCAGCCCGGCGATACCTTCATGGGTCTCGACCTGAATTCGGGCGGCCACCTCACGCATGGTTCGCCGGTCAACATGTCCGGCAAGTGGTTCAACGTCGTTTCCTACGGCGTGCGTGAAGGCGACAACCTGCTCGATATGGATGAAGTCGCCCGCAAGGCCGAAGAGCACAAGCCGAAGCTGATCATCGCCGGCGGCACCGCCTATTCCCGCATCTGGGATTGGAAGCGCTTCCGCGAAATCGCCGACAGCGTCGGCGCCTATCTGATGGTCGACATGGCCCACATCGCCGGCCTCGTCGCCGGTGGTCAGCACCCGTCGCCGTTCCCGCATTGCCATGTCGCCACGACCACGACCCACAAGTCGCTGCGCGGCCCGCGCGGCGGTGTCATCCTCACCAATGAAGAGGATCTGGCGAAGAAGTTCAATTCGGCAGTTTTCCCCGGCCTGCAGGGTGGCCCGCTGATGCACATCATCGCCGCCAAGGCCGTTGCCTTCGGCGAGGCGCTGCAGCCGGAGTTCAAGGACTACGCCGCCCAGGTCGTCAAGAACGCCCGTGCGCTTGCCGAAACCCTGATCGCAGGTGGCCTCGATGTCGTCTCCGGCGGCACCGACAACCATCTGATGCTGGTCGACCTGCGCAAGAAGAACGCCACCGGCAAGCGCGCCGAGGCAGCCCTCGGCCGCGCCTACGTCACCTGCAACAAGAACGGCATTCCCTTCGATCCGGAAAAGCCCTTCGTCACCTCGGGCGTGCGTCTCGGCGCACCGGCCGGTACGACGCGCGGCTTCAAGGAAGCCGAATTCCGCGAAATCGGCAATCTCATCGTCGAGGTACTCGACGGCCTGAAGGTCG